The following nucleotide sequence is from Phacochoerus africanus isolate WHEZ1 chromosome 6, ROS_Pafr_v1, whole genome shotgun sequence.
acccaagctaggggtcaaatcagagctgtagcttcaggccgacaccacagccacagcaacatggaatctgagctgcatctacaacctacaccacagctcacagcaatgccagagcttaacccactaagtaaggacagggatggagtcagcaacctcacggatactagttgggtttgttactgctgagccacgacaggaactccacttccaGGTTTTTTTTAAGGCATGTATGCTATTAAatgtgtttccttcctttttttttctatccatttttacaaaattatgaTCTACTGTATTTTTGCATACCAGCCCTTTTTAGACGTTTAATGGCTACACAGTTGTCAGCAAATGGATATGTTATAATTATTTGATCGTTCCTATATCCATTTACGTTATTTTTGATCTTCATTACTACAAATAGTATCATAAAAGCTTCTTGTATGTACATCCTGATACATACATCTGATcgtttccttaaaataaataattggaagTAGAAATATAAAGCCAAGGAGAATGAACATGCATTATCACTAATATGCAAATATTTCATATACTTATCTAGACACCCcccaatttttccatttttctccaatGTTTTTGAGTTTTTGCAATTTGTTCCCAGTGTAATCTCATTCCCAGAGTAGGAAAAATGCATTAATTATTTTcagtagaaacaaaacaaaaaaagtatcttCTTCCTCATTTGCTTATAATCATGATGCTTCTCAgacagttgtggtgtaggacaaatcatgcttgcatttttttttttttaaccacatctgtgggatgtgaaagttcctgggccaaggatcaaacccaagccacagcaagtgacaaggccagatccttaatttgcttcaccacaaaagaacttacatgttggctttaaaattaaaagattggCTCAAGAACGAAATAATTTTGGACAAATCACCTAATCATAGGTTTCTTTTAGATTATTCTCATCGAACACATGGGATTGTTATGCTCTTAAATAATGTAGGTAAAAACTCTTTCTAAACTAATAAAAATGCCATAAGGGACTATTATGACTGTCATtgttgttaaacttttttttaaaaaataagaactctcTGATCCCTTCATAATTCCCCAGAGAGGGAATAGAGTGAGAGATACTTTGGGGAAACTGGTTTCCCCAAAGACAGCCATTTATAATTCTGAAGGCATCAGAGAAGAGAGTGCAGAGTTTAGTAGGGAGTCAAAATACCTGTGAACATTCAAATCTAAGCACAAGGTAGAAACACAAAGAAGTACACACAGTCCATGAGAGCCAATTATGGCCCAAAACTTAGCAATTGAACTACCCTATAGGGAGCTTAGATTGATAGTATGAATCTAAGAAGACTTTCTGAGCAAGAGGAGGTTTGAGGTAAGTAttggaaaaaatagagaaatgtggcttgttaaaaaaaaagtgtgtaatgGGGGGGGTGTTAGAGGGGCCAGTCAGGTTGAAAGCTACTGAGTGACTTGTAAGAGGGCTCCTGAAAGATGCAGACAAGTGGAACAGGGAGAAAGCAAACACTTAACATCTTGCTGGAGCGGAGAGCCTCGTCTGGTTCGGCCACTCAGAAGGGAAGATCTTTGAGAAGATGAGGAAACTATGGCTTATCATAAAACAAAAGTAGAAGAATTGTGGGTGAAGATGGCAAATTTGTTTTAGATAAACAAAAATCTGAAActgaaaattcttttcaaatttaacaCCACCTTCCTATTTctttagcctcagtttccccttgaCACCTGTGTTCTAACACCTGGAAATTTTTCCACACTTGATCCAATCCTCCTTCCTTCTATATGATCCCATCCCTAttcattcttttgtatctttATGTAGATGTCTCCATACATGAAGTTGTTTGCTgattgtttctcttttccctaTAGGCGAACATCAGTCCCCGGTAACCAGGCATCCATCAGGAGCAAggtcccttttattttcttctcctagaGTTCTCCTGCCCAAAGCACTGGGTGCTGATATATTCCGACTGCTTGGTCTAAGTCTCCAGATTCTAGACCTACAATTTATCAATGAACATAGGGAACCACACAGTGGTGAGTGAATTTGTGCTCCAGGGTTTTTCCAGCTTTCATGAACACAAGCTCACCCTCTTTGTGGTATTTCTGACCTTGTACCTTTTCACCTTGGCTGGCAATGTCATCATTGTGACAATTATCAGCATCGATCGCCACCTTCACACCCCTATGTACTTCTTTCTTGCCGTGCTTTCCACTTCAGAGACTGTGTACACCTTGGTCGTTGTACCTCGGATGCTCTCCAGCCTCGTCGGCCTGAGCCAGCCCATCTCCTTGGTTGGCTGTGCCACCCAGATGTTCTTTTTTATCACTCTGGCCATTAACAACTGCTTTCTGCTCACAGCAATGGGGtatgatcgctatgtggccatctgcaaccccTTGAGGTACACGGTCATCATGAACAAGAGGGTCTGTgcccagctggggtggggggcctgcAGCATTGGCCTGCTTGTGGCCACAATTCAGATTTCCTCTGTGTTCAGGCTGCCCTTCTGTGATAGAGAGGTGGCCCATTATTTCTGTGACATCCGCCCAGTTATGAAACTCTCCTGCGTGGACACTACTGTACATGACATAATTAATGTCATTGTCAGCTCCCTCGTTATTGTGGTGCCCATGGGTCTGGTCTTCATCTCCTATGTCCTCATTATCTCCACCATCCTCAAGATCGCCTCTGCCGAGGGCCGGAAGAAAGCTTTTGCAACTTGTGCCTCCCACCTCACTGTGGTCGTTGTCCACTACGGCTGTGCCTCCATTGCCTACCTCAAACCCAAGTCAGAGAACACCCAGGATCAGGACCAGCTGATCTCAGTGACCTACACTGTGTTCACTCCTCTCCTTAATCCAGTGGTGTACACGCTAAGGAACAAAGAGGTCAAGGATGCCCTTCTCCGTGCTATTGGCAAAAAACCTCTTGGCTAGGATCTTTGGTACTTTGATATATAGCCTGTCATACGTGGGGCACTTTTGTAATTGCAAAGAAATTTGATCCTATCATTCATCCTCTACCCAGAGAGAGTTGCAAAATTTGGTGGTCAGCCTGCAGTAGAGAATTTAGAGTTCCCTgacttgaattttgtttttaaccatcCTCTTTGGGTAGCCTCTGTTAATCTGAGCGGTTACTCTGAGGGACCTGATTAGATGCCACTCACAGGGGGAAATAATAAGCAAATGGGTAGCTGACTGTTTCCACTATGTTACTGGCAGAAAAGTGGGCTGCCGAACGCCTGTTTGAAGTGATGGGTTGCAAGATGGACCGAAACGTCAGGTAGGTGTTGAGCTCTAAAACTTCATGGAGAACATCATTGGTGGACAGGATGGTTGAAAGCACAGTCAAAACCGTCTTTCCTACTTATCACCACTCTCTCCTTTCGGCAGTGACAAGAGTAACAAGACTCTGACATTCCAGAAGAAATATTATCAGCCTAAAACATTCTCATCTGCCTTGGAgacccatgaattttttttttttt
It contains:
- the LOC125128853 gene encoding olfactory receptor 10J1-like translates to MNIGNHTVVSEFVLQGFSSFHEHKLTLFVVFLTLYLFTLAGNVIIVTIISIDRHLHTPMYFFLAVLSTSETVYTLVVVPRMLSSLVGLSQPISLVGCATQMFFFITLAINNCFLLTAMGYDRYVAICNPLRYTVIMNKRVCAQLGWGACSIGLLVATIQISSVFRLPFCDREVAHYFCDIRPVMKLSCVDTTVHDIINVIVSSLVIVVPMGLVFISYVLIISTILKIASAEGRKKAFATCASHLTVVVVHYGCASIAYLKPKSENTQDQDQLISVTYTVFTPLLNPVVYTLRNKEVKDALLRAIGKKPLG